The DNA window AGTTCAACCCGATGAACCTGAACCCGCTGCGCGACGTGCTCGACCAGTCGGTCGACTTCGCCGTGGTCCGCGCCAAGTCGCCGATCAAGCTGTTCCTCAGCGCCACCAACGTGCGCAGCGGCAAGATCCGGGTGTTCAAGGACCAGGAGGTCACCGCCGACGCGGTGATGGCCTCGGCCTGCCTGCCGTTCCTGTTCCGCGCGGTCGAGATCGACGGCGAGGCCTATTGGGACGGCGGCTACATGGGCAACCCGGCGATCTATCCGCTGATCTACAACTGCCAGTCGCCCGACGTGGTGCTGGTCCACATCAACCCGATCGAGCGCGACGACGTGCCGACCACCGCGGCAGCGATCCTCAACCGCATCAACGAGATCTCGTTCAACTCCTCGCTGATCCGCGAGATGCGGGCGATCGCCTTCGTCACCCGGCTGATCGACGAGGGCAAGGTGTCCGACGGCGACATGCGCCGGGTGCTGGTGCACAGCATCGAGGCTCGCGATTTCATGAGCGGACTCAGTGTCGCCTCGAAGCTCAACGCCGATTGGGAGTTCCTGACCCACCTGCGCGACATCGGGCGCGAGCAGGCGGAGGCCTGGCTGGCCTCGCACTGGGGCGACCTCGGCCGCAAGTCGACCATCTCGATCCAGGACCGCTATCTCTGACTCCGACCCGCCATCCCCTGTCGTCTCCTGTCACCTGCCTCCGGGCCGTCCCTGCGACGGCCCGTTTTTTTTGGCCGCGGGGCGGGCGGCATAACCGGCGGCTATGGAAATCCAGCCGAGCCGGCATTTCAGTCCGGGCCGCGGATTGCCGATCTTTGCTGCAGGCGAGGGCCGCGGTGGCCGT is part of the Alphaproteobacteria bacterium genome and encodes:
- a CDS encoding patatin-like phospholipase family protein, whose product is MHDHSSPMPTMARAGIAGRVAADAAAAGFAPRRASGRDAKAGPAPADAADAGTRTVNLALQGGGAHGAFAWGVLDRLLDEERVAFEGVSATSAGAMNAAVLAYGLAEGGREGAQRALAAFWRRVAHAGIMSPLQPTWIDRLTHNHAMDTSPAFILFDMMTRLLSPYQFNPMNLNPLRDVLDQSVDFAVVRAKSPIKLFLSATNVRSGKIRVFKDQEVTADAVMASACLPFLFRAVEIDGEAYWDGGYMGNPAIYPLIYNCQSPDVVLVHINPIERDDVPTTAAAILNRINEISFNSSLIREMRAIAFVTRLIDEGKVSDGDMRRVLVHSIEARDFMSGLSVASKLNADWEFLTHLRDIGREQAEAWLASHWGDLGRKSTISIQDRYL